From Saccharomycodes ludwigii strain NBRC 1722 chromosome IV, whole genome shotgun sequence, one genomic window encodes:
- the ARO3 gene encoding 3-deoxy-7-phosphoheptulonate synthase ARO3 (similar to Saccharomyces cerevisiae YDR035W | ARO3 | AROmatic amino acid requiring), protein MFIQNTHAGDRRRLEDWRIKGYDPLTPPDLLQHQYPISEKGSQIIINAREAVCDVLNGKDDRLVIVVGPCSIHDPEAAYDYSDRLSKLSQVLKDDLIIIMRAYLEKPRTTVGWKGLINDPAIDGSFQINKGLQISREMFTKLVEKLPIAGEMLDTISPQFLSDCFSLGAIGARTTESQLHRELASGLSFPIGFKNGTDGGLQVAVDAVRAASHPHYFLSVTKPGVTAIVGTEGNKDTFIILRGGKKGTNFDSENVKLAKSELVKAKIVDEEGKQRRIMIDCSHGNSNKDFRNQPKVAECIYEQLTKGENSICGVMIESNIVEGRQDVPPEGGRDKLKYGCSITDACIGWETTEDVLNLLAKGVRNRRNILNK, encoded by the coding sequence ATGTTCATTCAAAATACTCATGCTGGTGATAGAAGACGCTTAGAAGATTGGAGAATCAAAGGTTACGATCCCTTAACTCCACCTGATTTATTACAACATCAATACCCAATTAGTGAAAAGGGATCCCAAATTATCATCAATGCTAGAGAAGCTGTTTGCGACGTTTTAAATGGTAAAGACGATAGATTAGTTATAGTTGTTGGTCCATGTTCAATTCATGATCCTGAAGCTGCTTATGATTATTCCGATAGATTAAGTAAGTTGAGtcaagttttaaaagatgATTTGATCATTATTATGAGAGCTTATTTAGAAAAGCCAAGAACAACAGTTGGTTGGAAGGGGTTAATTAACGATCCAGCAATTGACGGGTCCTTCCAAATTAATAAGGGTTTACAAATTTCCAGAGAAATGTTTACTAAATTAGTCGAGAAATTGCCAATTGCCGGTGAAATGTTAGATACCATATCTCCTCAATTTTTAAGTGATTGTTTCAGTTTGGGTGCTATTGGTGCTAGAACCACTGAATCTCAATTGCATAGAGAACTAGCATCCGGATTATCTTTCCCAATTggatttaaaaatggtaCTGATGGTGGCTTACAGGTTGCTGTTGATGCCGTTAGAGCAGCTTCTCACCCTCATTATTTCTTGAGTGTTACCAAACCTGGTGTTACTGCTATTGTTGGTACTGAAGGTAATAAAGATACCTTTATCATATTGAGAGGTGGTAAGAAGGGTACTAATTTTGATAGTGAAAATGTTAAGTTAGCTAAAAGTGAACTGGTCAAAGCCAAAATTGTTGATGAAGAAGGCAAACAAAGAAGAATTATGATAGATTGTTCTCACGGTAACAGTAATAAGGATTTTAGAAATCAACCTAAAGTAGCAGAATGTATTTATGAACAATTGACTAAAGGTGAAAATTCCATTTGTGGTGTTATGATTGAATCCAATATCGTTGAAGGAAGACAAGATGTTCCACCAGAGGGCGGTAGAGATAAGTTAAAATATGGTTGTTCAATTACCGATGCTTGTATTGGCTGGGAAACTACTGAagatgttttaaatttattggcAAAGGGTGTTAGAAAtagaagaaatattttaaacaaatga